The Edaphobacter flagellatus sequence CCGGCGGCGCTTCTTTTGATCTTCGCTTTGCTCTATTTCAACTTCCGGGCGGTGATGCCGGCGGTACTGATCTTTCTCAATATTCCGCTCGCCGCCACGGGCGGAATCGTCGCACTGCTCTTGCGCGGCATGCCGTTCAGCATCTCTGCTGGCGTAGGGTTTATTGCGCTCTTCGGAATCGCCGTTCTCAATGGCATCGTCCTGCTGACGTACATTCGAGAACTACAACAGGAAGGCAAGCCGCCGCGCGAAGCAGCGGAGCAAGGGGCCGAGACCCGTCTCCGTCCTGTGCTCATGACAGCCCTTGTCGCCAGCCTCGGCTTTATCCCGATGGCTGTCTCCCACGGAGCTGGAGCAGAAGTACAACGCCCTCTCGCCACGGTTGTGATTGGCGGGCTTGTTACGTCCACAGCACTGACGCTGGTCGTGCTTCCAACTCTGTTCTCGTGGATCGAGGAACGCGCTCGGCGCAGAAGCGCAGAGAGAGGTGGCCTTCGCATGTCACCTCAGGCAAGATGAAGGGAACGCAGATGACTTGTGAAGACAAAGCGTGTTGCACCGGCTCTCCACACTCTGAGGCGGATAGCCGGGCCGTGCGAAGACTGCAGTATATTTCGATCGCATGGATGTCCTTGGAAGTAATCCTGGGCATAGGCGAAGGGATTCGCGCCCGGAGCGTTGCTTTGACAGCGTTCGGAGCGGATAGCTTGGTGGAACTCATCTCCGCCTTGGTCGTACTACGGAGATTCCAAGTCGGCCCTGCAGGAGAACGGCGCGCCGCCTTCCTTTCCGCAATCCTGCTTTACATCATCGCCGTATACATTGTGACGACATCGACCTTGGGCTTACTCGTCCCTGCACTCCGACCGGAAGCCAGCGGCGTTGGGATTGTCTTACTCCTCATCGCGGCCATCGGAATGCCGTTACTCGGAAAGGCAAAGAGGCGGCTGGCGCAGAGCACCGCAAGCGCGGCGCTTCAGGCCGATGCGGCACAGACCTCAATCTGTGCCTACATGGCTTGGATTGGGCTGGGGGGACTCTTGGCGAATGCCATCTTCCACGTCGCGTGGGCTGATTCGGTAGCGGCTCTCCTTCTCTTGCCGCTTGTCCTTCGTGAAGCGAATCGGGCACGACGTGGGGAACTGTGCACTTGTGATTAGAGCTGTATCAGGGAGCATCTTCCGCAGGATGCACTTCGAAACCATCGTTTGCGAGAGCGAAATAGCGCTTGCGCATCCAGAAGGCAACATTCACAAGCCCGATGAGCGCTGGAACTTCGATC is a genomic window containing:
- a CDS encoding cation transporter, producing MSLEVILGIGEGIRARSVALTAFGADSLVELISALVVLRRFQVGPAGERRAAFLSAILLYIIAVYIVTTSTLGLLVPALRPEASGVGIVLLLIAAIGMPLLGKAKRRLAQSTASAALQADAAQTSICAYMAWIGLGGLLANAIFHVAWADSVAALLLLPLVLREANRARRGELCTCD